ATTTAATTATTTTTAGAGAAATTTTTACTAATATTTAGAAAATTATAACAACTAATATCGATAAAAATTATAGCATAACTATTATATCAAAATTATCTACTATTTCCTTGTATCTGTTTCTTATAGTTACCTCAGTAATGTTTAATGCTTCTGCTACTTCTTTTTGCGTTTTCTTAATGTCCATTAATGCAGAAATTAAATATACAGAGGCTGCACTTAAAGATAAGTAACCCTTGCCACTTGTAAGTCCTTGTTTGTGCATGAAGTCTACTAACTCTGATGCTTTAGTTCCTATAATTGGTGGTAAGTTCAATTTATCAATTATTTTAGGGATGTATTCAGTTGGTTTTATTTTAGGTCTAAATTCCGGAATGGATTTAGCTGCCGTTTGAACTCGCTGTAAAGCCTTCCATAATTCACTTGAAGATATAGCATACCTCATCTTAAACTCTTGTAAGTGTCTAGGAACATTATTTACTTGACATGAGTAATATAATGATGCTATTACTAAAATATAAGGATCTATTCTCTTAGTCTGACCGTTCTCGACCATTTTTCTTATTATTAATGAAGCTGTTTCCTTAACGTGTTCTGGTAATTCCAATTTAGCACTTTCATCGTTTAGTATTGACAATAGCGTTACTAGCTTTTTATCTTTTGGTGACACTCTAATTTTATTTTGTATTCTCTGCATTTTTAGGGTTTTTATTCTATCCTTTGCCCTACCAAAACCTATAGTTGTATGAAATCCCCAGTCGTGAACCTTAGGTGTCATTGGACTTCCTACTCTTTCTCTCTCATTTCTATCCTTTGCAGTATACGCTCTCCAGTCTGGGCCTAAATCTACAATATTTTCTTGAGCAACATAGCCACAATTCATACATACATACATTCCTTTCTCATGATCGTATGTAATGCTATTCTCTGCGCCGCAATTTTCACATTTCATTTTCTCACTCTCATTTTCTTAAAACTTACAAAAATTTTTTCATTATTAGATATTTTTACACCTTTGTCTAACATAGCTAACGCATAAGGTTCTTTTATATTTCCTACTACGTCTAATATTTTGCCAATTTTACGTCCATTTAAATCATATATATTTTTACCTATTATGTTAAAATTTAGATAATTGATATCGTTTCTCAGTTTTACCAATATTTTATCTTTTAAAACATTTTTGGTAAATATCCCAATTTCATTAAACTCTTCTTTCATCAAGTCTTTATGTTATCTAATCTCACGTTTATTATTATTTGATGATAATACCCGTTTCCTTGTATCTTCTATTAAGCGTAATATTGTGTTGATAGTTAGGGCTATTATGTGGGAAATAGTTATTTATACGTTTTTAATATTAATGTAGACAAGAATGTCATCCACTTCAACGAGTGAAAGTGAGCTTTATGCTAAGATATCTGAATTAAAAGAGCAGATTGTCAGTTTAAAACAAGCTAAATTAGAACTTATAGAGAAAAAGAGAAAGCTGATTGATAAAAAGAGAGAAAAAATTGGAAAACTAAAGCAGCTAAGAGATCAAATAAATCAGTTAAGGCAAGAGTATAAAATGAGATTAGAGGAGTTTAATCAGCTAAAAGAGAGAAGAAAGAATCTTATAGAAATAATACAACAAATTAGGAAGGATTTTGAAGAACTAAAAAAGCTATCCTCTCAAAATCTCGGAAATCCTGATGTAATTGAAAAGAAAATAAGGGATCTTGAATGGAAGATTCAAACTAATTCTTTAACATTAGAGGAGGAGAAGAAAATAATACAAAAAATAGCTGAGTTAGAGAAAAAATTACAAATAGCAAGAAAAGCTGCTAAGATAAAGGAAAAAGAGACAGAGGAAAGGGCAGAACTATTAGCTAAAAGAGTAGAGCTGAATAGTATTAAGGAAAGAATAAAGTCTCTTATTAATGAGATCAGTGAAAAAAAGAACTTAATTCAATCTATAGTACAAGAAAGAAATAAATTAATAGCAGAATTAAATGATTTAAATAAAGAAATTGAAGAAATTTCAAAGAAGATAGATGATTTAAATTCTCAGATTAAGGCTAAAAGGGAAGAACTAGATTTAAACCAAAAGAAGTTGAAAAGTTTGCAAGAAAATTCTAGCGTGATAATAAGTAATGAGGTTATTGAAAAGAAGAAAAAAGAGATAGAGGAGAAGTTAAAACAGAATAAGAGGTTATCTTTTGAAGAATTTTTAATACTTTACGGTGAAGTAAATAACAGCGATGGTAAAAACAATAGTAATTTACATTGATATTGACGATGATATAAGTAATCTAGGTTTT
The genomic region above belongs to Saccharolobus caldissimus and contains:
- a CDS encoding PRC-barrel domain-containing protein, with the translated sequence MKEEFNEIGIFTKNVLKDKILVKLRNDINYLNFNIIGKNIYDLNGRKIGKILDVVGNIKEPYALAMLDKGVKISNNEKIFVSFKKMRVRK
- a CDS encoding coiled-coil protein, producing the protein MSSTSTSESELYAKISELKEQIVSLKQAKLELIEKKRKLIDKKREKIGKLKQLRDQINQLRQEYKMRLEEFNQLKERRKNLIEIIQQIRKDFEELKKLSSQNLGNPDVIEKKIRDLEWKIQTNSLTLEEEKKIIQKIAELEKKLQIARKAAKIKEKETEERAELLAKRVELNSIKERIKSLINEISEKKNLIQSIVQERNKLIAELNDLNKEIEEISKKIDDLNSQIKAKREELDLNQKKLKSLQENSSVIISNEVIEKKKKEIEEKLKQNKRLSFEEFLILYGEVNNSDGKNNSNLH
- a CDS encoding transcription initiation factor IIB — translated: MKCENCGAENSITYDHEKGMYVCMNCGYVAQENIVDLGPDWRAYTAKDRNERERVGSPMTPKVHDWGFHTTIGFGRAKDRIKTLKMQRIQNKIRVSPKDKKLVTLLSILNDESAKLELPEHVKETASLIIRKMVENGQTKRIDPYILVIASLYYSCQVNNVPRHLQEFKMRYAISSSELWKALQRVQTAAKSIPEFRPKIKPTEYIPKIIDKLNLPPIIGTKASELVDFMHKQGLTSGKGYLSLSAASVYLISALMDIKKTQKEVAEALNITEVTIRNRYKEIVDNFDIIVML